A genomic region of Bosea sp. 124 contains the following coding sequences:
- a CDS encoding aldo/keto reductase — protein MQTISANGAAIPSLGFGTFRMEGKDVLRMVPAALRLGFRHVDTAQIYRNEAEVGEAITRSGVPRGDIFLTTKVWIDNFASDRFMASVDESLAKLRTDHVDLLLLHWPNGTVPLAEQIGALNAVREAGKTSHIGVSNYNIALLKEAMALSDAPLVTNQVEYHPFLAQNRLLAALRDAGMALTAYYAMADGKVFEDATLAELARRHDRSIAQIVLRWLVQQSGVVALTKTLSEVRARDNAAIFDFELDDADMAAIGALARPDGRRLSPDGLSPIWDV, from the coding sequence ATGCAGACCATCAGCGCCAACGGAGCCGCGATCCCTTCATTGGGTTTCGGAACCTTCCGCATGGAGGGCAAAGACGTGCTGCGGATGGTCCCGGCCGCGCTGCGGCTCGGCTTCCGTCATGTCGACACGGCCCAGATCTATCGCAACGAGGCCGAGGTCGGCGAAGCCATCACCCGCAGCGGCGTGCCGCGCGGCGATATCTTCCTGACCACCAAGGTCTGGATCGACAATTTTGCCTCGGACAGGTTCATGGCTTCGGTCGATGAAAGCCTCGCCAAGCTGCGGACCGACCATGTCGACCTCCTGCTGCTGCACTGGCCCAACGGCACCGTACCGCTGGCCGAGCAGATCGGTGCGTTGAACGCGGTGCGCGAGGCTGGAAAGACCAGCCACATTGGCGTCAGCAACTACAACATCGCCCTTTTGAAAGAGGCGATGGCGCTCAGCGATGCGCCGCTTGTGACCAATCAGGTCGAGTATCACCCCTTTCTGGCGCAGAACCGGCTGCTCGCAGCATTGCGTGATGCCGGCATGGCGCTGACCGCCTATTACGCGATGGCGGACGGAAAGGTCTTCGAAGACGCGACGCTGGCGGAACTGGCGCGCCGCCATGACCGCAGCATCGCCCAGATCGTCCTGCGCTGGCTGGTGCAACAGTCGGGCGTGGTGGCGCTGACAAAAACGCTGAGCGAGGTGCGGGCGCGCGATAATGCCGCGATCTTCGACTTCGAACTCGATGACGCCGACATGGCAGCCATCGGCGCCCTCGCCCGCCCGGACGGTCGTCGGCTC